The Natrinema caseinilyticum genomic sequence GTATGAAAGTGGTCGTCTCTATCGGCGGAAGCGTCCTCGTACCCGAACCCGGCGGGGATCGGGTCGCCGAGCACGCTGCCGTTATCGAAGACCTCGCCTCGGACGGGTGTCGGATCGGCGCCGTGGTCGGGGGTGGCGGCGTCGCCCGCGAATACATCGCGGCCGCTCGCGAACTCGGGGCGAACGAAATCGAACTCGATCAGCTGGGCATCGACGTCACGCGGCTGAATGCCCGGCTTCTCATCGCCGCGCTCGGCGAAGAATCGGTCACGGCCCCGGCGAGGGACTACGAAGAGGCCAGCGAGGCGCTCCGTCGCGACGACGTCTGCGTCATGGGCGGGGTGGCACCGGCCCAGACCACCGACGCCGTCGGGGCCGCCCTCGCGGAGTACATCGACGCCGACCTGCTCGTCTACGCCACGAGCGTCCCCGGCGTCTACAGCGACGACCCGAACGAGACCGACGACGCCGTCAAATACGACGAACTCTCCGCCACGGAACTCGTCGACGTCATTGCCGGCCTCGAGATGAACGCCGGTGCGTCCGCGCCGGTCGATCTGCTGGCGGCGAAGATAATCGAGCGCTCGGGGATGCGCACCATCGTCCTCGACGGCACCGATCCCGATCGGATCGCCCGCGCGGTCCGCCACGGCGAACACGACGGCACCGATATCGTTCCCGACGGTGTCGGCGCGGAGCCGACCTACTGGGCGCGCGACGAGCAATGAGTTCCGACGGCGACCCGACGGACGATCCGGCAGTTGACTCGGACGCGATCAGCCCCTACACCCTCCAGCAGGAGGGCGACGGCGAGACGCGACACGCGTTCTGGGCGGATACGGTCGCAGATCGGATAGAAGACCGCGTGGCCGACCAGGGAGAGGCCACGAACGAAGCGAACGGGGAGGGACGACCCGCGAGCCGGAATCCCGCGGAACCGATCGTCGTCAAGGGCGGCATTTCGCCCTCGGGCGTCCCCCACCTCGGCAACGTCAACGAGATCATGCGCGGCTACTTCGTCGCCGAGGTGCTACGGGACCGGGGTCACGACGTTAGACAGGTCTTCACCGCCGACGACCGCGATCCCTTGCGAAAGCTGCCGCGCACCCTCTGTGACCTCGAGGGGAACCTCGTCGATCTCGGAGACGTCGACGCGGGCGCCCTCGGTCGGAACCTCGGTGCGCCCTACACCGACATCCCGGACCCGTTCGGCTGCTGTGACTCCTACGGCGACCACTTCTCGACCATTATCCAGGACAGCGCCGACGCCGTCGACGTCCCGATCGACCTCGTCTCGGACACGGACCTCTACGCATCCGGCGCGTTCGAGGACGTGACTCGGTTCGTCCTCGAGCACCGTGATCGCGCACGGGAGGTCCTCTCGCAGTACCAGGACAAAGTCGACGAGGACTACGTCCCGTTCAATCCGATCTGCGAGAATTGCGGGAAGATCACGGAGACGGTGACGGGCGTCGACACCGAAAACGAGCCGCCGACCGTCGACTACGTGTGCACCGACATGGACGCTGGCGACCGCACCATCGACGGCTGCGGCCACGAAGGAACCGCAACGCTGCGCGAGGGAAAACTTCCCTGGCGCTTCGAGTGGCCCGCGCAGTGGCAGTTGCTCGACGTCGACTTCGAACCCTTCGGGAAGGACCACGCCGAGGGCTCCTGGCCCAGCGGCCAGGACGTCGCACGCAACGTCCTCGAGATCGAACCGCCGGTGCCGATGGTCTACGAGTGGTTCACGCTCGAGGGCGAGCCGTTCTCCTCCTCGGCGGGGAACGTCATCCTCGTCTCGGACGTCCTCGAGTTGCTCGAGCCGGAGGTCCTGCGGTATTTCTTCGCGAAGGATCCCTCGAAGGCGCGAGATTTCAGCATCGAACGGCTCGACCAACTGGTCGACGAGTTCGACCGGTTCGAGGCGATTTACTTCGGCGAGGTCGACGCGAGCGAGGACGAAGTCGCCTTCGCCGAGCGGGTGTACCCGTTCGTGGTCGAAGAGCCTCGGGAAGAGCGGATTCGGCTCCCCTACACCTTCGCTGCGGTCCTCGGAATGACCGACGACCCCGCCCTTCGCGAGGAGATCGCCCGCCGCGAGGGCCACATCCCCGAAGACGCCCCCGAGTGGGCCGTCGAAGGGGCGCTCGATCGCGTCGAGCAGGCCCGCAACTGGGCCCGCCGGACCCAAAACGAGTTCGACTACGAACTCAAACGAACCGAGATTCCGGCTCACGAATTCGACGCCGACACGGAAACCGCACTCGAGGAACTGGCCGACTTCATCGAAGAGGGTCACGAGCCCGACGAGATCCAGGGCGAGATATACGAGACGGCAAAGCGCCACGACGTCGACGTCGGAGACTTCTTCGGCGCGGGGTACCGGCTGTTTTTCGACGACGAACAGGGGCCGAAGCTCGGCCCCTTCCTCGCCAAGGTCGATCGTGAGTTCGTCGTCGCGCGACTACGACGGGAGCGCTGAGGGGCATCGACAACCGGGGCGCGTAGACAAAAGCCATTTGAGACCGCCACCCTGAGATAGTACCGATGGACTACGGCTCCCTCGCTGTCGTCTCGCCTCCCGAAATATACGGCTCGGAACTCCTCACGTGGGTGCTCCTCGGTCTCTTGGGCTACTGGGTCGCCGTCATCGCGCTCCAGAACAGCGGCCGGTTGCCGGACTACGTCGGAACACAGGGACCGATCCTGACCTTCCACACGAAACGCGGACGGGAGTTGCTCGATAGGCTCGCCCGCCCAAAGCGGTTCTGGCGAGCGTGGTCGAACGTTGGCGTCGGTATCGCCCTGGTCGTGATGGTGGGAATGTTCCTGTTTCTCCTCCAGGCGGCAATGACGATGCTCTCCTCGCCGCAGCCGGCGACCTCGGCGGTTCGGCAACCGCGCAACGTCCTCGTCATCCCGGGAATCAACGACTTCCTCCCGCTTTCGGCGACGCCCGGAATCGTCTTCGGACTGCTCGTCGGGCTCGTCGTCCACGAGGGCGGACACGGGCTGCTCTGTCGCGTCGAAGACATCGACATCGACTCGATGGGAATCGCGATGCTCGCCGTGCTCCCCATCGGGGCGTTCGTCGAACCCGACCAGGAGAGCAGCAAATCGGCTTCTCGAGGGGGCCAGACGCGGATGTTCGCCGCGGGCGTCACGAACAATTT encodes the following:
- the pyrH gene encoding UMP kinase — protein: MKVVVSIGGSVLVPEPGGDRVAEHAAVIEDLASDGCRIGAVVGGGGVAREYIAAARELGANEIELDQLGIDVTRLNARLLIAALGEESVTAPARDYEEASEALRRDDVCVMGGVAPAQTTDAVGAALAEYIDADLLVYATSVPGVYSDDPNETDDAVKYDELSATELVDVIAGLEMNAGASAPVDLLAAKIIERSGMRTIVLDGTDPDRIARAVRHGEHDGTDIVPDGVGAEPTYWARDEQ
- the lysS gene encoding lysine--tRNA ligase translates to MSSDGDPTDDPAVDSDAISPYTLQQEGDGETRHAFWADTVADRIEDRVADQGEATNEANGEGRPASRNPAEPIVVKGGISPSGVPHLGNVNEIMRGYFVAEVLRDRGHDVRQVFTADDRDPLRKLPRTLCDLEGNLVDLGDVDAGALGRNLGAPYTDIPDPFGCCDSYGDHFSTIIQDSADAVDVPIDLVSDTDLYASGAFEDVTRFVLEHRDRAREVLSQYQDKVDEDYVPFNPICENCGKITETVTGVDTENEPPTVDYVCTDMDAGDRTIDGCGHEGTATLREGKLPWRFEWPAQWQLLDVDFEPFGKDHAEGSWPSGQDVARNVLEIEPPVPMVYEWFTLEGEPFSSSAGNVILVSDVLELLEPEVLRYFFAKDPSKARDFSIERLDQLVDEFDRFEAIYFGEVDASEDEVAFAERVYPFVVEEPREERIRLPYTFAAVLGMTDDPALREEIARREGHIPEDAPEWAVEGALDRVEQARNWARRTQNEFDYELKRTEIPAHEFDADTETALEELADFIEEGHEPDEIQGEIYETAKRHDVDVGDFFGAGYRLFFDDEQGPKLGPFLAKVDREFVVARLRRER